One window of Catharus ustulatus isolate bCatUst1 chromosome 3, bCatUst1.pri.v2, whole genome shotgun sequence genomic DNA carries:
- the TMEM200A gene encoding transmembrane protein 200A, whose protein sequence is MIATGGVITGLAALKRQDSARSQQHVNLAGVPVPEEKKPVRRRPRTDVVIVRGKIRLYSPSGFFLVLGVLIAFFGIAMAILGYWPQKEQLLGSEDNPSVNETRTPSSQGSILLRFFEQHVHSDKMKMLGPFTMGIGIFIFICANAILHENRDKETKIIHMRDIYSTVIDIHTLRIREQKQLSGAFTGLLGEGELRHSGSSCASRLAANTVAPFSGFKSNLRMDSSAEEDEITLNEDRTTSSLLPPLLAEQSGSVFGLYPHSTKASDDKNTNSIKCETKSIVSSSISAFTLPVIKLNNCVIDEPSIDNITEDSEITRSQSRNLSMDSLAIPLTDTNESYRPAASMLPRHNSFVDTPSDPFKSPMTHGPSTGKLLSPGAARKQFGSNTSLHLLSSHSKSLDLDRGPSTLTVQAEQRKHPSWPRLDRSNSKGYMKLENKEDPMDRLLVPQAAVKKDFTNKEKLLMISRSHNNLSFEHDEFLSNNLKRGTSETRF, encoded by the coding sequence ATGATAGCAACAGGAGGAGTCATAACAGGACTGGCTGCCTTAAAAAGGCAAGACTCTGCCAGATCTCAGCAACATGTAAATCTTGCTGGAGTGCCAGTTCCTGAGGAGAAGAAACCAGTTAGGCGGCGGCCCAGGACAGATGTAGTAATTGTCAGGGGCAAAATCCGTCTGTATTCTCCATCAGGATTCTTTCTTGTTTTGGGAGTGCTTATCGCATTCTTTGGAATTGCAATGGCCATCCTTGGATACTGGCCCCAGAAGGAACAGCTGTTAGGATCTGAAGATAATCCATCTGTAAATGAAACCCGGACCCCGAGTAGCCAAGGCAGCATTTTACTCCGCTTCTTTGAACAGCACGTGCACTCGGATAAGATGAAAATGCTGGGCCCTTTCACTATGGGCATTGgaatcttcatttttatttgtgcaAATGCCATTCTGCATGAAAACCGtgacaaggaaacaaaaataatacacATGAGAGACATATACTCCACTGTAATAGACATCCACACCCTGAGGATCAGGGAACAAAAGCAGCTGAGTGGTGCCTTCACTGGCTTGTTGGGGGAAGGAGAGCTCCGGCACAGCGGGAGCTCATGTGCATCACGGCTTGCTGCGAACACGGTTGCACCTTTCTCTGGCTTCAAGAGTAATCTTAGAATGGATAGTTCTGCTGAAGAAGATGAGATTACCCTAAATGAAGATAGGACCACAAGTAgcctgctgccacctctgctgGCTGAGCAGTCTGGTTCCGTCTTTGGACTTTACCCTCACTCCACCAAGGCTTCAGATGACAAAAACACTAACTCTATAAAGTGCGAAACAAAATCCATTGTATCTTCTTCCATTAGTGCTTTCACACTGCCAGTAATTAAACTGAATAACTGTGTTATCGATGAACCCAGTATAGACAACATAACTGAGGACTCAGAGATCACCAGGAGTCAGTCTAGAAATCTGTCCATGGATTCTCTGGCCATTCCACTAACTGATACCAATGAATCCTACAGACCGGCCGCTTCCATGCTGCCACGACACAATTCATTTGTGGACACTCCGTCTGATCCCTTCAAATCTCCTATGACTCATGGACCAAGCACAGGAAAGCTTTTatctcctggtgctgccaggaagCAGTTTGGTTCCAACACATCTTTGCATCTTCTGTCTTCACATTCTAAGTCCCTGGACTTGGACCGGGGTCCGTCCACGCTTACTGTCCAAGCTGAACAAAGGAAACACCCCAGCTGGCCCAGACTGGATCGGAGCAACAGTAAAGGCTATATGAAACTAGAAAACAAGGAGGACCCAATGGATAGGTTACTTGTGCCACAAGCAGCAGTCAAGAAAGACTTTACTAATAAGGAAAAGCTACTTATGATATCAAGATCTCATAATAATTTGAGTTTTGAACATGATGAGTTTTTGAGTAACAACCTGAAGCGAGGAACTTCTGAAAcaagattttaa